Proteins co-encoded in one Pseudophryne corroboree isolate aPseCor3 chromosome 1, aPseCor3.hap2, whole genome shotgun sequence genomic window:
- the LOC134967805 gene encoding olfactory receptor 6B1-like, whose product MENLTKNINSFIILGFSTSPPIQILLFFIFFFMYILTIVENFLVIIIIWKSPKLHKPMYFFLGNLSFLESWYVTVTVPKLLSICLTANRGISYTGCMSQLFFFLYLGCTECVLLTVMAYDRYVAICNPLHYVTIMNQRFCLVLAVGTWLIGFTISFIKMYYISQLTFCYSNHVNHFYCDVSPILNLACTGMKVTEVVDFILALIILLVPLLLTFLSYLCILTTILKIPHSSGRKKAFSTCASHLVVVIILYSTTLFMYARPSKAHSVNSNKLVSVVYTVVTPFLNPIIYCLRNKEVKDAICKLVYRN is encoded by the coding sequence ATGGAAAATCTTACAAAAAACATCAATTCTTTTATTATTTTAGGATTTTCCACTTCTCCCCCTATTCAGATCCTCTTATTCTTCATTTTTTTCTTCATGTACATTTTGACCATTGTTGAAAACTttcttgtcatcatcatcatctggaAAAGCCCAAAGCTCCACAAACCGATGTACTTCTTTCTTGGTAACTTGTCCTTCCTGGAGAGCTGGTATGTAACAGTCACTGTGCCCAAACTACTTTCCATATGTCTGACAGCTAATAGGGGGATTTCATATACTGGCTGCATGTCTCAGCTTTTCTTCTTCCTTTACTTGGGCTGTACTGAGTGTGTGTTATTAACTGTTATGGCATATGATCGATATGTAGCTATCTGCAATCCGTTACATTATGTCACTATAATGAATCAGCGTTTTTGCTTAGTTCTGGCAGTTGGCACCTGGCTCATTGGCTTTACCATATCTTTTATAAAGATGTATTATATCTCCCAGCTCACTTTTTGTTATTCAAACCATGTGAATCACTTTTATTGTGATGTGTCTCCTATACTCAATCTTGCCTGCACGGGTATGAAGGTAACTGAAGTTGTGGATTTCATCCTTGCATTAATTATCCTCCTAGTACCACTCCTGCTTACGTTTTTGTCGTATTTGTGCATTTTGACTACAATCCTTAAAATCCCACATTCCAGTGGGCGTAAAAAGGCTTTTTCTACATGTGCCTCTCATTTGGTTGTTGTGATCATACTCTATTCTACCACATTGTTCATGTATGCAAGGCCAAGCAAGGCTCACTCTGTTAATTCTAACAAACTAGTGTCTGTTGTCTACACAGTGGTAACGCCATTTCTCAATCCGATCATCTACTGCCTAAGGAACAAGGAAGTGAAGGATGCTATCTGTAAACTTGTCTATAGAAACTGA